The following are encoded in a window of Sminthopsis crassicaudata isolate SCR6 chromosome 3, ASM4859323v1, whole genome shotgun sequence genomic DNA:
- the COX17 gene encoding cytochrome c oxidase copper chaperone — translation MSTLAAASCDSDSSGKVEEKKPLKPCCACPETKKARDACIIEKGEEHCGHLIEAHKECMRALGFKI, via the exons ATGTCCACCCTGGCGGCCGCCAGCTGCGACTCCGACTCTTCGGGAAAGGTCGAGGAGAAGAAGCCGCTGAAACCGTGCTGCGCATGCCCGGAGACCAAGAAAGCCCGCGATGCTTG CATCATTGAGAAAGGAGAAGAACACTGTGGACATCTAATTGAAGCTCACAAGGAGTGTATGAGAGCCCtgggattcaaaatatga